The following proteins are co-located in the Thermus thermophilus HB8 genome:
- a CDS encoding outer membrane lipoprotein carrier protein LolA: protein MRKLAAFLGLVGLLSLGLAQSAQEILDRVEKNLSTPWQATVQGRIQGPGGEEELLARVYALPQARLFRVEFLKPGSLEGNFTVITEKEVWNYLYLTNQLVISPREKAKIQGLGFAPQGLGDLKALSEQVDLRLEGEVRLPEGMAWKLVGRSKENQGFAAMELYILKADPRPLRFVFLDEKGKVLADLKVVEFKRTNLTEAQLKRYPKDAQVVRR, encoded by the coding sequence ATGAGAAAGCTGGCGGCGTTTCTGGGTTTGGTCGGGTTGCTCTCCCTAGGTCTGGCGCAGTCGGCGCAGGAGATCCTGGACCGGGTGGAGAAGAACCTCTCCACCCCCTGGCAGGCCACGGTCCAAGGCCGGATCCAAGGCCCGGGCGGAGAGGAGGAGCTCCTTGCCCGGGTGTACGCCCTGCCCCAGGCCCGGCTCTTCCGGGTGGAGTTTCTGAAGCCGGGCTCCCTGGAGGGGAACTTCACCGTGATCACCGAGAAGGAGGTGTGGAACTACCTCTACCTCACCAACCAGCTGGTCATCTCCCCCAGGGAGAAGGCCAAGATCCAAGGCCTGGGCTTCGCGCCCCAGGGCTTGGGCGACCTGAAGGCCCTCTCGGAGCAGGTGGACCTCCGCCTCGAGGGCGAGGTGCGCCTGCCGGAAGGGATGGCCTGGAAGCTCGTGGGCCGAAGCAAGGAAAACCAGGGCTTCGCCGCAATGGAGCTATACATCCTCAAGGCCGACCCCAGGCCCCTTCGCTTCGTCTTCCTGGACGAGAAGGGAAAGGTCCTCGCCGACCTCAAGGTGGTGGAGTTCAAGCGGACCAACCTCACGGAGGCCCAGCTCAAGCGCTACCCCAAGGACGCCCAGGTGGTCCGCCGCTAA
- a CDS encoding type II toxin-antitoxin system HicA family toxin, producing the protein MADYAPEVKRLLREAGCYPVRQGKGDHEIWFSPITGRKFVVDSKIKSRHTANAVLKQAGLPKKF; encoded by the coding sequence ATGGCCGACTACGCTCCAGAGGTCAAGCGCCTCCTTCGGGAGGCGGGATGCTACCCCGTGCGTCAGGGCAAAGGGGACCACGAGATTTGGTTCAGCCCAATCACGGGCCGCAAGTTCGTGGTGGACAGCAAGATAAAGTCTCGCCACACGGCTAACGCGGTCTTGAAGCAGGCTGGGTTACCAAAAAAGTTTTAG
- a CDS encoding DUF1902 domain-containing protein: MRTLKVQALWDGEAGVWVAESDDVPGLATEAATLEELLAKLAVMVPELLEENGVALELPVELRLEATRPLVFS, from the coding sequence GTGCGTACCCTCAAGGTACAGGCCCTGTGGGATGGGGAAGCCGGGGTGTGGGTAGCGGAAAGCGACGACGTCCCCGGGCTTGCCACGGAAGCCGCCACCCTGGAGGAGCTTCTGGCCAAGCTCGCGGTCATGGTGCCGGAGCTCCTTGAGGAAAACGGGGTGGCCCTGGAGCTCCCGGTGGAGCTTCGCCTCGAGGCTACCCGGCCCCTGGTCTTCTCCTGA